A single window of Vigna radiata var. radiata cultivar VC1973A chromosome 4, Vradiata_ver6, whole genome shotgun sequence DNA harbors:
- the LOC106759164 gene encoding E3 SUMO-protein ligase SIZ1 isoform X2: MDLVASCKEKLQYFRLKELKDVLTQLGLSKQGKKQDLVDRILSILSEDQACYFFPVSKLWIKKNAVGKQRVAKLVEDTYRKLQVSGAIDLSSKGQGSDSSNVKIKNEMEDSFLSDTKIRCLCGNVLDTDPLVKCADTRCHVSQHINCVVIPEKPTDGTPHVPDKFYCEICRVDRADPFCVSVTHLLFPVKLTTTNIPTDGTSPVQSVERTFQLTKANKELVSKPEYDVQAWCMLLNDKVSFRMQWPQYTDLKVNGLPVRAINRPGSQVLGPNGRDSGSVITPYSKDGINRISLTVVDARVFCLGVRIIKRLTMPEILSMIPEERNGESFEDALARVCCCVGGGNANDNADSDSDLEVVSDTFSINLRCPMSGSRMKIAGRFKPCVHMGCFDLEVFVELNERSRKWQCPICLKNYALENIIIDPYFNRITTLMKNCGEEITEVEVKPDGFWRVKVKNESERRELGTLAHWHRPDGSLFVSTDEIKKMENLKLKQEGVSDGHIGLKLRKNSNGVWEVSKPENTSTSSGNNRLNEDLENIEHVIIPMSSSDTGSGRDEDDPSVNQGGGGHIDYSTTNGIEIDSVFNSKIDSAYGYSVYNASAPIGDAEVIVISDSEEDNDVLMSPTPITGYTNNQTSAAVDVYSVLEPGIIDSYTEDPNPGGNASLGVFNSHPSEDDFGMSSLWPLQSGTPAVPGFQLFSSEVEEDVSDTLVGLQSGNINCSSSLNGYMLAPDTALGSSTLMPDSSVVRPDDDLNGGLVDNPLAFPREDPSLQIFLPTKPAESSIQHELSDHADVSNGVFTEDWITLSLGGGASGRNGDASTATGLNSRPQIASGEGASNSLTDTDTRPLRYLKWLRDSMPEEDRKTLGCLDELSHRLLTRQIVKVFLSPHSFASMLGIMSLVEAKIGMKNVFFDMKKIAIENKKKDGSRGTKKGPIVETYPPPWLQQGGRGIKSNRSTNPWEYVVTSRFDHKDYGSLVVDNIDMQKNISISLSEEEAHLVAPLLLGINDVRSDKANGKRSDSDSPFSFPRQKRSVRPRPYLSIASDSE; encoded by the exons ATGGATTTGGTAGCTAGTTGCAAg GAAAAATTGCAATACTTTCGTTTGAAAGAGCTCAAAGATGTGCTCACTCAATTGGGACTCTCAAAACAGGGAAAGAAGCAG GATCTTGTTGATAGGATATTGTCTATTCTTTCAGAGGACCAAG CTTGTTACTTTTTCCCAGTTTCTAAATTGTGGATCAAGAAGAATGCAGTTGGAAAACAACGGGTGGCCAAATTAGTGGAGGACACATATAG AAAATTGCAGGTATCCGGGGCCATTGACCTGTCATCGAAGGGACAGGGCTCTGATAGCAGTaatgtgaaaattaaaaatgaaatggagGATTCCTTTCTATCAGATACTAAGATTCGCTGTCTCTGTGGAAATGTATTGGATACGGACCCATTGGTCAAG TGTGCAGATACAAGATGTCATGTGTCGCAGCACATCAACTGTGTTGTTATTCCAGAGAAACCTACGGATGGAACCCCACATGTTCCTGATAAATTCTACTGTGAAATATGTCGAGTTGATCGGGCAGACCC GTTCTGTGTTTCAGTGACACACCTTTTGTTTCCGGTGAAGTTGACAACAACCAATATTCCCACTGATGG GACCAGCCCAGTTCAGAGTGTGGAAAGAACGTTTCAACTCACTAAAGCAAACAAGGAGTTGGTATCGAAACCAGAATATGATGTTCAG GCTTGGTGTATGCTTTTGAATGACAAGGTTTCATTCAGGATGCAATGGCCACAATATACGGATTTAAAAGTCAATG GTCTTCCTGTTCGTGCAATTAACAGACCCGGTTCACAGGTGCTTGGGCCTAATGGTCGTGACTCTGGTTCAGTT ATCACACCATATTCAAAGGATGGAATTAATAGGATTTCCTTGACAGTGGTGGATGCTCGAGTATTCTGTTTAGGGGTTCGAATTATTAAAAGGCTCACCATGCCAGAG ATTCTAAGCATGATTCCAGAGGAGCGTAATGGTGAGAGTTTTGAAGATGCTCTTGCACGTGTTTGTTGTTGTGTTGGGGGTGGAAATGCAAATGATAATGCTGATAGTGATAGTGATTTGGAAGTGGTTTCAGATACTTTTAGCATCAATCTTCGTTGCCCA ATGAGTGGTTCAAGAATGAAGATTGCAGGAAGATTCAAACCTTGTGTTCACATGGGCTGTTTCGATCTTGAAGTTTTTGTTGAATTGAATGAACGATCAAGGAAG TGGCAGTGCCCCATATGCCTTAAAAATTATGCTTTGGAGAATATCATCATTGACCCTTACTTCAATCGCATCACTACTCTG ATGAAAAATTGTGGAGAAGAGATTACAGAGGTCGAGGTGAAGCCTGATGGTTTTTGGCGTGTCAAAGTTAAGAATGAAAGTGAACGTCGGGAGTTGGGAACTCTTGCTCATTGGCACCGTCCTGATGGATCCCTCTTTGTCTCTACTGATGAAAtcaagaaaatggaaaatttaaAGCTCAAACAGGAAGGTGTTTCAGATggtcatattggtttaaaacttaGGAAGAATAGTAACGGTGTTTGGGAAGTCAGCAAACCTGAGAATACAAGCACCTCTTCTGGTAATAATAGATTGAATGAGGATCTTGAAAATATTGAACATGTTATTATTCCAATGAGCAGCAGTGACACTGGAAGTGGCCGGGATGAAGATGATCCAAGTGTAAATCAGGGTGGTGGTGGGCATATTGATTATTCTACTACCAATGGTATTGAGATTGATTCTGTGTTTAACAGTAAAATTGATTCAGCATATGGatattctgtttataatgcTTCTGCTCCAATTGGTGATGCAGAAGTTATTGTTATTAGTGATTCAGAAGAAGACAACGATGTATTGATGTCTCCAACTCCTATAACTGGGTACACCAATAATCAAACTAGTGCTGCAGTTGATGTTTACTCGGTGCTAGAGCCTGGAATTATTGATTCATATACGGAGGATCCCAATCCTGGTGGAAATGCAAGTTTAGGAGTTTTTAATAGTCATCCCAGTGAAGATGATTTTGGGATGTCCTCCCTCTGGCCATTGCAATCTGGAACTCCAGCAGTCCCAGGATTCCAATTATTTAGTTCTGAAGTGGAGGAGGATGTGTCAGATACATTGGTTGGTTTGCAGAGCGGTAACATCAATTGCTCATCGTCACTGAATGGTTATATGTTGGCCCCGGATACTGCTTTGGGATCTAGCACTCTTATGCCAGATTCCTCGGTGGTTCGACCTGATGATGATTTAAATGGTGGCTTGGTTGACAATCCACTGGCATTTCCCAGAGAAGATCCCTCCCTTCAGATTTTTCTCCCTACAAAACCAGCAGAATCATCCATTCAGCATGAATTGAGTGATCACGCGGACGTATCAAATGGTGTCTTCACGGAGGATTGGATCACTCTTAGTCTTGGAGGTGGTGCTAGTGGCCGTAACGGTGATGCTTCCACTGCAACTGGATTGAATTCCAGACCGCAAATTGCATCTGGAGAAGGTGCCTCAAATTCCTTGACAGATACCG ACACGAGACCACTGAGGTATCTCAAATGGTTGAGAGATTCCATGCCGGAAGAGGATAGGAAGACGTTGGGATGCTTGGATGAATTATCTCACAGACTTCTTACTCGACAAATTGTGAAAGTCTTCCTTTCCCCACATTCCTTTGCCAGCATGTTGG GAATCATGTCGCTAGTAGAAGCTAAGATTGGAATGAAGAATGTCTTCTTTGACATGAAGAAGATTGCTATTGAGAACAAGAAAAAAGATGGTAGTCGTGGTACTAAAAAAGGTCCAATAGTAGAAACATATCCACCACCCTGGCTACAACAAGGAGGCAGGGGGATAAAGAGCAACAGATCGACTAACCCTTGGGAGTATGTTGTGACTTCTCGGTTTGACCATAAAGACTATGGAAGTCTTGTGGTGGACAACATAGATATGCAGAAAAACATAAGCATATCCCTATCTGAGGAAGAGGCGCATTTGGTTG CTCCTTTACTCCTTGGTATCAATGATGTTAGATCTGACAAGGCGAATGGGAAAAGATCTGATTCAGATAGCCCTTTCTCTTTTCCTCGCCAAAAACGTTCAGTAAGGCCCCGCCCGTATCTTTCTATTGCTTCAGATTCCGAGTAG
- the LOC106759164 gene encoding E3 SUMO-protein ligase SIZ1 isoform X1, whose product MDLVASCKEKLQYFRLKELKDVLTQLGLSKQGKKQDLVDRILSILSEDQACYFFPVSKLWIKKNAVGKQRVAKLVEDTYRKLQVSGAIDLSSKGQGSDSSNVKIKNEMEDSFLSDTKIRCLCGNVLDTDPLVKCADTRCHVSQHINCVVIPEKPTDGTPHVPDKFYCEICRVDRADPFCVSVTHLLFPVKLTTTNIPTDGTSPVQSVERTFQLTKANKELVSKPEYDVQAWCMLLNDKVSFRMQWPQYTDLKVNGLPVRAINRPGSQVLGPNGRDSGSVITPYSKDGINRISLTVVDARVFCLGVRIIKRLTMPEILSMIPEERNGESFEDALARVCCCVGGGNANDNADSDSDLEVVSDTFSINLRCPMSGSRMKIAGRFKPCVHMGCFDLEVFVELNERSRKWQCPICLKNYALENIIIDPYFNRITTLMKNCGEEITEVEVKPDGFWRVKVKNESERRELGTLAHWHRPDGSLFVSTDEIKKMENLKLKQEGVSDGHIGLKLRKNSNGVWEVSKPENTSTSSGNNRLNEDLENIEHVIIPMSSSDTGSGRDEDDPSVNQGGGGHIDYSTTNGIEIDSVFNSKIDSAYGYSVYNASAPIGDAEVIVISDSEEDNDVLMSPTPITGYTNNQTSAAVDVYSVLEPGIIDSYTEDPNPGGNASLGVFNSHPSEDDFGMSSLWPLQSGTPAVPGFQLFSSEVEEDVSDTLVGLQSGNINCSSSLNGYMLAPDTALGSSTLMPDSSVVRPDDDLNGGLVDNPLAFPREDPSLQIFLPTKPAESSIQHELSDHADVSNGVFTEDWITLSLGGGASGRNGDASTATGLNSRPQIASGEGASNSLTDTDTRPLRYLKWLRDSMPEEDRKTLGCLDELSHRLLTRQIVKVFLSPHSFASMLGIMSLVEAKIGMKNVFFDMKKIAIENKKKDGSRGTKKGPIVETYPPPWLQQGGRGIKSNRSTNPWEYVVTSRFDHKDYGSLVVDNIDMQKNISISLSEEEAHLVAPLLLGINDVRSDKANGKRSDSDSPFSFPRQKRSKLKKVEKHFWSSGNGR is encoded by the exons ATGGATTTGGTAGCTAGTTGCAAg GAAAAATTGCAATACTTTCGTTTGAAAGAGCTCAAAGATGTGCTCACTCAATTGGGACTCTCAAAACAGGGAAAGAAGCAG GATCTTGTTGATAGGATATTGTCTATTCTTTCAGAGGACCAAG CTTGTTACTTTTTCCCAGTTTCTAAATTGTGGATCAAGAAGAATGCAGTTGGAAAACAACGGGTGGCCAAATTAGTGGAGGACACATATAG AAAATTGCAGGTATCCGGGGCCATTGACCTGTCATCGAAGGGACAGGGCTCTGATAGCAGTaatgtgaaaattaaaaatgaaatggagGATTCCTTTCTATCAGATACTAAGATTCGCTGTCTCTGTGGAAATGTATTGGATACGGACCCATTGGTCAAG TGTGCAGATACAAGATGTCATGTGTCGCAGCACATCAACTGTGTTGTTATTCCAGAGAAACCTACGGATGGAACCCCACATGTTCCTGATAAATTCTACTGTGAAATATGTCGAGTTGATCGGGCAGACCC GTTCTGTGTTTCAGTGACACACCTTTTGTTTCCGGTGAAGTTGACAACAACCAATATTCCCACTGATGG GACCAGCCCAGTTCAGAGTGTGGAAAGAACGTTTCAACTCACTAAAGCAAACAAGGAGTTGGTATCGAAACCAGAATATGATGTTCAG GCTTGGTGTATGCTTTTGAATGACAAGGTTTCATTCAGGATGCAATGGCCACAATATACGGATTTAAAAGTCAATG GTCTTCCTGTTCGTGCAATTAACAGACCCGGTTCACAGGTGCTTGGGCCTAATGGTCGTGACTCTGGTTCAGTT ATCACACCATATTCAAAGGATGGAATTAATAGGATTTCCTTGACAGTGGTGGATGCTCGAGTATTCTGTTTAGGGGTTCGAATTATTAAAAGGCTCACCATGCCAGAG ATTCTAAGCATGATTCCAGAGGAGCGTAATGGTGAGAGTTTTGAAGATGCTCTTGCACGTGTTTGTTGTTGTGTTGGGGGTGGAAATGCAAATGATAATGCTGATAGTGATAGTGATTTGGAAGTGGTTTCAGATACTTTTAGCATCAATCTTCGTTGCCCA ATGAGTGGTTCAAGAATGAAGATTGCAGGAAGATTCAAACCTTGTGTTCACATGGGCTGTTTCGATCTTGAAGTTTTTGTTGAATTGAATGAACGATCAAGGAAG TGGCAGTGCCCCATATGCCTTAAAAATTATGCTTTGGAGAATATCATCATTGACCCTTACTTCAATCGCATCACTACTCTG ATGAAAAATTGTGGAGAAGAGATTACAGAGGTCGAGGTGAAGCCTGATGGTTTTTGGCGTGTCAAAGTTAAGAATGAAAGTGAACGTCGGGAGTTGGGAACTCTTGCTCATTGGCACCGTCCTGATGGATCCCTCTTTGTCTCTACTGATGAAAtcaagaaaatggaaaatttaaAGCTCAAACAGGAAGGTGTTTCAGATggtcatattggtttaaaacttaGGAAGAATAGTAACGGTGTTTGGGAAGTCAGCAAACCTGAGAATACAAGCACCTCTTCTGGTAATAATAGATTGAATGAGGATCTTGAAAATATTGAACATGTTATTATTCCAATGAGCAGCAGTGACACTGGAAGTGGCCGGGATGAAGATGATCCAAGTGTAAATCAGGGTGGTGGTGGGCATATTGATTATTCTACTACCAATGGTATTGAGATTGATTCTGTGTTTAACAGTAAAATTGATTCAGCATATGGatattctgtttataatgcTTCTGCTCCAATTGGTGATGCAGAAGTTATTGTTATTAGTGATTCAGAAGAAGACAACGATGTATTGATGTCTCCAACTCCTATAACTGGGTACACCAATAATCAAACTAGTGCTGCAGTTGATGTTTACTCGGTGCTAGAGCCTGGAATTATTGATTCATATACGGAGGATCCCAATCCTGGTGGAAATGCAAGTTTAGGAGTTTTTAATAGTCATCCCAGTGAAGATGATTTTGGGATGTCCTCCCTCTGGCCATTGCAATCTGGAACTCCAGCAGTCCCAGGATTCCAATTATTTAGTTCTGAAGTGGAGGAGGATGTGTCAGATACATTGGTTGGTTTGCAGAGCGGTAACATCAATTGCTCATCGTCACTGAATGGTTATATGTTGGCCCCGGATACTGCTTTGGGATCTAGCACTCTTATGCCAGATTCCTCGGTGGTTCGACCTGATGATGATTTAAATGGTGGCTTGGTTGACAATCCACTGGCATTTCCCAGAGAAGATCCCTCCCTTCAGATTTTTCTCCCTACAAAACCAGCAGAATCATCCATTCAGCATGAATTGAGTGATCACGCGGACGTATCAAATGGTGTCTTCACGGAGGATTGGATCACTCTTAGTCTTGGAGGTGGTGCTAGTGGCCGTAACGGTGATGCTTCCACTGCAACTGGATTGAATTCCAGACCGCAAATTGCATCTGGAGAAGGTGCCTCAAATTCCTTGACAGATACCG ACACGAGACCACTGAGGTATCTCAAATGGTTGAGAGATTCCATGCCGGAAGAGGATAGGAAGACGTTGGGATGCTTGGATGAATTATCTCACAGACTTCTTACTCGACAAATTGTGAAAGTCTTCCTTTCCCCACATTCCTTTGCCAGCATGTTGG GAATCATGTCGCTAGTAGAAGCTAAGATTGGAATGAAGAATGTCTTCTTTGACATGAAGAAGATTGCTATTGAGAACAAGAAAAAAGATGGTAGTCGTGGTACTAAAAAAGGTCCAATAGTAGAAACATATCCACCACCCTGGCTACAACAAGGAGGCAGGGGGATAAAGAGCAACAGATCGACTAACCCTTGGGAGTATGTTGTGACTTCTCGGTTTGACCATAAAGACTATGGAAGTCTTGTGGTGGACAACATAGATATGCAGAAAAACATAAGCATATCCCTATCTGAGGAAGAGGCGCATTTGGTTG CTCCTTTACTCCTTGGTATCAATGATGTTAGATCTGACAAGGCGAATGGGAAAAGATCTGATTCAGATAGCCCTTTCTCTTTTCCTCGCCAAAAACGTTCA AAACTGAAGAAAGTTGAGAAGCATTTTTGGTCCTCAGGAAATGGAAGATGA
- the LOC106759164 gene encoding E3 SUMO-protein ligase SIZ1 isoform X4, with product MDLVASCKEKLQYFRLKELKDVLTQLGLSKQGKKQDLVDRILSILSEDQACYFFPVSKLWIKKNAVGKQRVAKLVEDTYRKLQVSGAIDLSSKGQGSDSSNVKIKNEMEDSFLSDTKIRCLCGNVLDTDPLVKCADTRCHVSQHINCVVIPEKPTDGTPHVPDKFYCEICRVDRADPFCVSVTHLLFPVKLTTTNIPTDGTSPVQSVERTFQLTKANKELVSKPEYDVQAWCMLLNDKVSFRMQWPQYTDLKVNGLPVRAINRPGSQVLGPNGRDSGSVITPYSKDGINRISLTVVDARVFCLGVRIIKRLTMPEILSMIPEERNGESFEDALARVCCCVGGGNANDNADSDSDLEVVSDTFSINLRCPMSGSRMKIAGRFKPCVHMGCFDLEVFVELNERSRKWQCPICLKNYALENIIIDPYFNRITTLMKNCGEEITEVEVKPDGFWRVKVKNESERRELGTLAHWHRPDGSLFVSTDEIKKMENLKLKQEGVSDGHIGLKLRKNSNGVWEVSKPENTSTSSGNNRLNEDLENIEHVIIPMSSSDTGSGRDEDDPSVNQGGGGHIDYSTTNEVIVISDSEEDNDVLMSPTPITGYTNNQTSAAVDVYSVLEPGIIDSYTEDPNPGGNASLGVFNSHPSEDDFGMSSLWPLQSGTPAVPGFQLFSSEVEEDVSDTLVGLQSGNINCSSSLNGYMLAPDTALGSSTLMPDSSVVRPDDDLNGGLVDNPLAFPREDPSLQIFLPTKPAESSIQHELSDHADVSNGVFTEDWITLSLGGGASGRNGDASTATGLNSRPQIASGEGASNSLTDTDTRPLRYLKWLRDSMPEEDRKTLGCLDELSHRLLTRQIVKVFLSPHSFASMLGIMSLVEAKIGMKNVFFDMKKIAIENKKKDGSRGTKKGPIVETYPPPWLQQGGRGIKSNRSTNPWEYVVTSRFDHKDYGSLVVDNIDMQKNISISLSEEEAHLVAPLLLGINDVRSDKANGKRSDSDSPFSFPRQKRSKLKKVEKHFWSSGNGR from the exons ATGGATTTGGTAGCTAGTTGCAAg GAAAAATTGCAATACTTTCGTTTGAAAGAGCTCAAAGATGTGCTCACTCAATTGGGACTCTCAAAACAGGGAAAGAAGCAG GATCTTGTTGATAGGATATTGTCTATTCTTTCAGAGGACCAAG CTTGTTACTTTTTCCCAGTTTCTAAATTGTGGATCAAGAAGAATGCAGTTGGAAAACAACGGGTGGCCAAATTAGTGGAGGACACATATAG AAAATTGCAGGTATCCGGGGCCATTGACCTGTCATCGAAGGGACAGGGCTCTGATAGCAGTaatgtgaaaattaaaaatgaaatggagGATTCCTTTCTATCAGATACTAAGATTCGCTGTCTCTGTGGAAATGTATTGGATACGGACCCATTGGTCAAG TGTGCAGATACAAGATGTCATGTGTCGCAGCACATCAACTGTGTTGTTATTCCAGAGAAACCTACGGATGGAACCCCACATGTTCCTGATAAATTCTACTGTGAAATATGTCGAGTTGATCGGGCAGACCC GTTCTGTGTTTCAGTGACACACCTTTTGTTTCCGGTGAAGTTGACAACAACCAATATTCCCACTGATGG GACCAGCCCAGTTCAGAGTGTGGAAAGAACGTTTCAACTCACTAAAGCAAACAAGGAGTTGGTATCGAAACCAGAATATGATGTTCAG GCTTGGTGTATGCTTTTGAATGACAAGGTTTCATTCAGGATGCAATGGCCACAATATACGGATTTAAAAGTCAATG GTCTTCCTGTTCGTGCAATTAACAGACCCGGTTCACAGGTGCTTGGGCCTAATGGTCGTGACTCTGGTTCAGTT ATCACACCATATTCAAAGGATGGAATTAATAGGATTTCCTTGACAGTGGTGGATGCTCGAGTATTCTGTTTAGGGGTTCGAATTATTAAAAGGCTCACCATGCCAGAG ATTCTAAGCATGATTCCAGAGGAGCGTAATGGTGAGAGTTTTGAAGATGCTCTTGCACGTGTTTGTTGTTGTGTTGGGGGTGGAAATGCAAATGATAATGCTGATAGTGATAGTGATTTGGAAGTGGTTTCAGATACTTTTAGCATCAATCTTCGTTGCCCA ATGAGTGGTTCAAGAATGAAGATTGCAGGAAGATTCAAACCTTGTGTTCACATGGGCTGTTTCGATCTTGAAGTTTTTGTTGAATTGAATGAACGATCAAGGAAG TGGCAGTGCCCCATATGCCTTAAAAATTATGCTTTGGAGAATATCATCATTGACCCTTACTTCAATCGCATCACTACTCTG ATGAAAAATTGTGGAGAAGAGATTACAGAGGTCGAGGTGAAGCCTGATGGTTTTTGGCGTGTCAAAGTTAAGAATGAAAGTGAACGTCGGGAGTTGGGAACTCTTGCTCATTGGCACCGTCCTGATGGATCCCTCTTTGTCTCTACTGATGAAAtcaagaaaatggaaaatttaaAGCTCAAACAGGAAGGTGTTTCAGATggtcatattggtttaaaacttaGGAAGAATAGTAACGGTGTTTGGGAAGTCAGCAAACCTGAGAATACAAGCACCTCTTCTGGTAATAATAGATTGAATGAGGATCTTGAAAATATTGAACATGTTATTATTCCAATGAGCAGCAGTGACACTGGAAGTGGCCGGGATGAAGATGATCCAAGTGTAAATCAGGGTGGTGGTGGGCATATTGATTATTCTACTACCAATG AAGTTATTGTTATTAGTGATTCAGAAGAAGACAACGATGTATTGATGTCTCCAACTCCTATAACTGGGTACACCAATAATCAAACTAGTGCTGCAGTTGATGTTTACTCGGTGCTAGAGCCTGGAATTATTGATTCATATACGGAGGATCCCAATCCTGGTGGAAATGCAAGTTTAGGAGTTTTTAATAGTCATCCCAGTGAAGATGATTTTGGGATGTCCTCCCTCTGGCCATTGCAATCTGGAACTCCAGCAGTCCCAGGATTCCAATTATTTAGTTCTGAAGTGGAGGAGGATGTGTCAGATACATTGGTTGGTTTGCAGAGCGGTAACATCAATTGCTCATCGTCACTGAATGGTTATATGTTGGCCCCGGATACTGCTTTGGGATCTAGCACTCTTATGCCAGATTCCTCGGTGGTTCGACCTGATGATGATTTAAATGGTGGCTTGGTTGACAATCCACTGGCATTTCCCAGAGAAGATCCCTCCCTTCAGATTTTTCTCCCTACAAAACCAGCAGAATCATCCATTCAGCATGAATTGAGTGATCACGCGGACGTATCAAATGGTGTCTTCACGGAGGATTGGATCACTCTTAGTCTTGGAGGTGGTGCTAGTGGCCGTAACGGTGATGCTTCCACTGCAACTGGATTGAATTCCAGACCGCAAATTGCATCTGGAGAAGGTGCCTCAAATTCCTTGACAGATACCG ACACGAGACCACTGAGGTATCTCAAATGGTTGAGAGATTCCATGCCGGAAGAGGATAGGAAGACGTTGGGATGCTTGGATGAATTATCTCACAGACTTCTTACTCGACAAATTGTGAAAGTCTTCCTTTCCCCACATTCCTTTGCCAGCATGTTGG GAATCATGTCGCTAGTAGAAGCTAAGATTGGAATGAAGAATGTCTTCTTTGACATGAAGAAGATTGCTATTGAGAACAAGAAAAAAGATGGTAGTCGTGGTACTAAAAAAGGTCCAATAGTAGAAACATATCCACCACCCTGGCTACAACAAGGAGGCAGGGGGATAAAGAGCAACAGATCGACTAACCCTTGGGAGTATGTTGTGACTTCTCGGTTTGACCATAAAGACTATGGAAGTCTTGTGGTGGACAACATAGATATGCAGAAAAACATAAGCATATCCCTATCTGAGGAAGAGGCGCATTTGGTTG CTCCTTTACTCCTTGGTATCAATGATGTTAGATCTGACAAGGCGAATGGGAAAAGATCTGATTCAGATAGCCCTTTCTCTTTTCCTCGCCAAAAACGTTCA AAACTGAAGAAAGTTGAGAAGCATTTTTGGTCCTCAGGAAATGGAAGATGA